One region of Paenibacillus sp. genomic DNA includes:
- a CDS encoding sulfatase-like hydrolase/transferase: protein MRQPGKPINILFIMADQLRYDSLGYTGHPMVKTPNIDKLAAEGTQFQKMYVQSAVCGPSRASIYTGRYVHSHRVRFNEVPFGAGERTIADYFNDAGYRSALIGRTHFTPITETYGFEYYAYYDGLPAKDGFSAYPEYLRRCGYSEEDIRFRYWPKELTVLPGQEAYPEDFAEADYPCRIREEHSDTAYMTNEAIRFIRETADRPWMLHLSYWKPHLPFSVSEPYFGMYDPDEVPMPQRKNGELDGKPPLQRLFREERRGAFVDDERRLRRVRSAYYGMITQLDDHLGRLFDEMERLGVLDNTLIVFTSDHGEYLGDHGMIEKELFYEQAIHVPCILKLPGVVPANRQVGELVESIDLLPTLLEAAGLPIPPAVQGRSLLPLIRGTAAEWRREVFAEWDFQYYHSRRLLGLAPEQCRAIMIRDERWKYVHYSDQPCELYDLEEDPGEFENVADRPEQRDRVEAMLRRILEWRMRTEDPMPEIDLTFATYLRDPWKAPAGR from the coding sequence ATGCGTCAGCCCGGAAAGCCGATCAATATTTTGTTTATTATGGCGGATCAGCTTCGTTACGACAGTTTAGGGTATACCGGACATCCGATGGTGAAAACCCCCAATATCGACAAATTGGCGGCCGAAGGTACGCAATTTCAGAAGATGTATGTGCAATCCGCCGTTTGCGGTCCGTCCCGGGCTTCGATTTATACGGGTCGGTACGTTCATTCTCACCGGGTCCGATTCAACGAGGTGCCGTTCGGCGCGGGCGAGCGGACGATCGCCGATTACTTCAACGATGCGGGATACCGCTCGGCGCTGATCGGCAGAACCCACTTCACCCCCATTACCGAAACGTACGGCTTCGAGTATTACGCTTACTACGACGGTTTGCCGGCCAAAGACGGATTTTCCGCGTATCCGGAGTATTTGCGCCGATGCGGTTACAGCGAGGAAGACATTCGGTTCCGGTATTGGCCGAAGGAACTGACCGTGCTGCCGGGGCAGGAAGCGTATCCGGAGGACTTCGCGGAGGCCGACTATCCATGCCGTATTCGCGAAGAACATTCTGACACCGCTTACATGACGAATGAGGCGATCCGCTTTATTCGGGAGACCGCCGATCGGCCCTGGATGCTTCATTTGTCGTATTGGAAGCCGCACCTGCCTTTCAGCGTGTCGGAACCGTATTTCGGCATGTACGACCCGGACGAAGTGCCCATGCCCCAACGGAAGAACGGAGAGTTGGACGGCAAGCCTCCGCTGCAGCGCCTGTTCCGGGAAGAACGCCGCGGCGCGTTCGTCGACGACGAACGGCGCCTTCGCAGGGTCAGGTCCGCCTACTACGGCATGATCACCCAACTGGACGACCATCTCGGGCGATTGTTCGACGAGATGGAGCGGCTGGGCGTCTTGGACAATACGTTGATCGTATTCACGTCCGACCATGGAGAATATTTGGGCGATCATGGAATGATCGAGAAGGAGCTCTTCTACGAACAAGCGATCCATGTCCCCTGCATTCTCAAGCTTCCCGGCGTCGTTCCCGCCAACCGGCAAGTCGGGGAGCTGGTCGAATCGATCGATTTGCTGCCGACGCTGCTGGAGGCCGCAGGCTTGCCGATCCCTCCCGCCGTTCAAGGGCGAAGCTTGCTGCCGTTGATTCGCGGCACCGCAGCGGAATGGAGAAGGGAAGTGTTCGCCGAGTGGGACTTCCAATATTATCATTCCCGCCGGCTGTTAGGCCTCGCCCCCGAACAGTGCAGGGCGATCATGATTCGGGACGAACGCTGGAAGTACGTGCATTACAGCGACCAGCCTTGCGAGCTGTACGACCTGGAAGAGGATCCGGGCGAATTCGAAAATGTGGCCGATCGGCCGGAACAGCGGGACAGGGTCGAGGCGATGCTCCGGCGCATTCTCGAGTGGCGGATGCGGACGGAAGACCCAATGCCCGAAATCGATTTAACGTTCGCGACCTACCTGCGCGACCCTTGGAAAGCCCCGGCGGGCAGGTAG
- a CDS encoding sugar ABC transporter permease, giving the protein MRNKKFKKHLIAYAFLLPIFISMALFKYYPFFTAILKSFYQWNGANIDKFVGLENFRQLLQDPTFYVSLKNVFVLTICFVLIQLVFPLYAAVGVFHTRLKMQNMYRVLFLVPLVVPHIIIFLLWRWIYMGNGVINTFLDGIGLESWTRAWLGESATALWSVVFVNFPWIGGIFFLIYLAGLIAISPELFEVGKLDGMNAWQRFRHIELPLIKNQIRLVVILAFIQQFQSFENVLVLTNGGPGFSTLTPALYLYKEGFEYNEFGYASAIGVVIFLILVAVTFGANKLIRPADTSD; this is encoded by the coding sequence ATGCGGAATAAGAAATTCAAGAAACACCTCATCGCCTACGCCTTTCTTTTGCCGATCTTCATTTCGATGGCTTTGTTCAAGTACTACCCTTTTTTCACCGCTATTTTGAAATCGTTTTACCAATGGAACGGGGCGAATATCGACAAGTTCGTCGGATTGGAAAATTTCAGGCAGCTGCTGCAAGATCCGACGTTTTACGTATCGCTGAAAAACGTGTTCGTCCTGACGATCTGCTTCGTCCTGATTCAACTCGTTTTCCCGTTGTATGCGGCCGTCGGCGTGTTCCACACCCGGTTGAAAATGCAGAACATGTATCGCGTGCTGTTCCTCGTGCCGCTGGTGGTGCCGCATATCATCATCTTCCTGCTCTGGCGATGGATTTATATGGGCAACGGCGTCATCAATACGTTCTTAGATGGGATCGGTCTGGAGTCATGGACCCGCGCGTGGCTGGGGGAAAGCGCGACGGCGCTGTGGTCGGTCGTCTTCGTCAATTTTCCGTGGATCGGGGGCATTTTTTTCCTGATCTATTTGGCCGGGTTGATCGCTATTTCTCCGGAACTATTCGAAGTGGGGAAATTGGACGGCATGAACGCGTGGCAAAGGTTTCGGCATATCGAGCTGCCTCTGATCAAAAACCAAATCCGGCTCGTCGTCATTCTAGCGTTCATCCAACAATTCCAAAGCTTCGAGAACGTGCTCGTGCTGACGAACGGCGGCCCGGGATTCTCCACGCTTACCCCAGCTCTATATCTATATAAAGAAGGCTTTGAGTATAACGAGTTCGGGTATGCCTCCGCCATCGGGGTGGTCATCTTCCTCATCCTGGTGGCCGTAACCTTCGGCGCGAACAAGTTGATCAGACCGGCGGATACGTCGGATTAA
- a CDS encoding carbohydrate ABC transporter permease — protein sequence MRKRALGAAANHIALASLLLLTLFPFYMLAISSFKFQDQMIHSFWVPAAPLHFENYVGAFLQTYPFIGNSIVITTGIIVCVLINSTLAGYAFARFQFFGQSLLYSLILMLMMVPGFLLLIPQFALFRSFGLLNTYWAQIFGPMAGASALATMLMRTFFEGISKSLIEAAEMEGAGDLRIFWQIVLPLSKPVVSTVAIINALTGWNNYIWPLVVTSGESVRPIILALSNIKGPLDQVQGLQFAGYVIAAMPMLILFAFATKSFISGITAGAVKG from the coding sequence ATGCGAAAAAGGGCCCTGGGAGCCGCGGCGAATCACATCGCGCTTGCGTCGCTGCTGCTCCTGACGTTATTTCCGTTTTACATGCTAGCCATCAGCTCCTTCAAGTTTCAGGACCAAATGATCCATTCCTTCTGGGTGCCGGCCGCCCCGCTGCACTTCGAAAACTACGTCGGCGCATTCCTGCAAACGTATCCCTTCATAGGGAACTCGATTGTAATCACGACCGGGATCATCGTTTGCGTGCTGATCAACTCGACGCTGGCGGGGTACGCCTTCGCCCGGTTCCAATTTTTCGGTCAAAGTCTACTGTATTCGCTCATTCTGATGTTGATGATGGTGCCCGGCTTCCTGCTGCTGATTCCGCAGTTCGCCTTGTTTCGGTCCTTCGGGCTGCTGAACACGTACTGGGCCCAAATTTTCGGACCGATGGCGGGCGCTTCGGCGCTGGCCACGATGCTGATGCGGACGTTCTTCGAAGGCATTTCGAAGAGCCTGATCGAAGCCGCGGAGATGGAAGGCGCCGGGGATCTGCGCATCTTCTGGCAAATCGTGCTGCCGCTGTCCAAGCCGGTGGTGTCGACCGTCGCCATCATCAACGCGCTTACGGGTTGGAACAACTACATTTGGCCGTTGGTCGTCACGTCCGGGGAATCGGTTCGACCGATCATCCTCGCCTTGAGCAATATTAAAGGACCGCTCGATCAAGTGCAGGGGCTGCAGTTCGCCGGTTACGTCATCGCCGCCATGCCGATGTTGATTTTGTTCGCGTTCGCTACGAAATCGTTCATCAGCGGCATTACGGCGGGAGCGGTGAAAGGATGA